ATATATGTAAATTTCTTCAGATGTCCCCTGGTAGCACAGAATAAACTGTTCCCATCACTTTTAATGTAACAGTATGACACTCGCTCTGAACCGTCATGTCTTGATAAATGTAACAGTAATACACTAGCAATGAGCTATCATGTCTCGATAAATGTACTTGTATGACACCAGCTCTGAACTTTCATGTCTTGATAAATGTAGCAGTATGGCACCAGCTTTGAACTGTCATGTCTTGACAAATGTAGCCGTATGACACTAGCTTTGAACTGTCATGTCTTGATAAATGTAGCAGGATGGCACTAGCTTTGAACTGTCATGTCTTGATAAATGTAGCCGTATGACACTAGCTCTGAACTGACATGTTTTGACGAAAGTAACAGAATTACACTAGCTCTGCACTGTCATGTCTTGATAATCAAAGATCGACATACATACTGACATAAGCGAATGATTGGGATGAACAATGTTTTAACCTGTCAATGAGAGAAaaccatttgaaaaaagtttAGTAACGTATTattcaatgaaataatttcttatattgtaaGTGCTTTATCAGTTCAAAagctaaaatacattttatttgcatGGTAACACAGGTAATAGTTAGAGAGTTTAGAGCTCCAAATTGTCCGAATCATTCAGATAATTCTACGAGAAAACCGCTTTGCAAGATAATAGTTTGATACCTTATCTTTGAAATTTGATCGAGACCCAAACCTCAAAGAAAACTACATTGTACTAATGAAAGTACTGTTATATTCCTAGATATACTGTAACACTCTGTGACATATTTagagataaaaatataaaaatactgtaTTTTGATCCCTacagaaatgtttaaatgttttaaaatataaactgtattattctaaattattttgaaaaaaatagtataCTGTTCGGAACATTCAGGTAGACACTATCTCTCTTCGGACGAAAATGAAACTTActgaaaacaatttgaaatatgaagaaataaaagtATATACAGTTTTAGGCAGTAATCTAACAGGAACCATCTGCTGCAACCAATGGATTAAAATTGTGACCAACAGTTAGAGTTTAatataacatatttcataaattagaTCGCTTTCAACAATATTGTTTGTTGCTTTTATTATAAACTACTCTAAATATTAAACTATAAAATGAACTACAAAGGAAGGTATCATagcctatttgaaaaaaaaaaaaaacaacaacaacaaacatatcTGTTGTTTGTCAAAAGTCAAAACTGTAGCAAGAGTCTTAGAACATTTACCGAGAGCTAATAAGTATACAAAGGTACAGCTGTCGTTCATAATCGTTTGTTAAAAGTTAAGCTTTTTTGTAAACACGTATGGGGAATTAGCAGTTTGCTTATGTTACAGATcatacaatttgaaataatgatTTTGGGTAGGAGAACTCAACAGTTTGGTGTAAGTCTTATTTGCTTATCTAAAAAATAGAGTAAATAATAGAGTGTGGTCAAAAGCTGAAAATGTAGTCATATTTCTGTTGAACAAATAATTTTACTTTGTTAATTTAAGCATGGTAATAATAAAAACAGGAAGAAGAAAATTTCGAAGCACAGAATTCAATCAAGCAAATAGCAGACTAATATCAGATACTGTTTGATCAAGCATGGTCTTGAGAGGCAATATAGAGTGGAGAGAACTCTCACAACCTTGAACACTGGAACTTTTTAAAGGGGTGTATTGAATAAActctatgttttaaaaaatgcagttAATACCGGGTTATACGACAACACTGAGTACAAGTATTGGGATACTTTTAAGGGCGGCAGCATTGCATTCTAATACTGATGTTGTgaaagttgattaaaatatataaaaagacgACCCTTTGAAAGCATAGATATGCAACTCTGAAACATTTCTGTTAAAGGATTACTATGATATATTGAAATAGAATGTTTGACCCCAGAAAAAAATCAAGACaataacaaaaacatacaaacatatcgAGAGAGTTTTGTGTGCAATTTCTTTCCGAAACATTAAGACTGTCATACAGCTGTAAGTAGCTTAACATATTTTACTTGAGAAAAGAGTATCAGAAGCATTAAAACTGGTCattagtaatttaaaaataaaccttTCTTTGCACTAGAATTGCAAGCTTATTACCAAATTGTTCGGTAACTGACACTGCCAAATTACTTATTCAGCAACAATAATTCTTTCTCTCTATCTGTTACTCAGCCGAAAAAGAAGCTGATCAACATTCAGAGAGACAACCTCTTATCTAACCTGAAACATACCTTGAATTAGTGAAAAGAATTATTGATTTGTTAATTAAAAGAGGAGACAGGTGTAAATGAAATGTGTTAAGGCTATTTGACCGTTAATTACCTTCAGTAGATGTAATAGCCTTTGTGCTATGCTTTAATACTGAAATAAACATTCAATATGGACATGGCTAACATTACCAGATAACGGTTTAAGCTATTTGATGTTGAATCTATATCTGCATGAGTTCCATGTCAACCGAGTTAATTGTTGAGTATGCATATTTAGAGACATTATCAAAAGCTATcactttattatacaaaatagatCTATCGGTAAATATACGAGGTCGTTCAATAAATACGTAAACTGGGTTTTATAACTTCTAAACTAAGCAATAAAGACGTCTTACGTTTGTATCATTCAGAATCATAGTGTGTCTGATTTGCATTTTCAAGATCTGAATTTACTTCCATGCAATATGTTTGTGCtatgatatttaattttatttaattaaaggaTATGCTGTACGGCCCACGTAAATAACGTCTTTATAATATCGACTTTATTTACAACTATTCGTAATAAATTTGATTTtggttttaaatgtatatattgaacaagttttgtaataaaaagctcatcttatcatataaaatataaatattcattttcaacaagGTATCAATCTTTGTTactgtaaaacatacattaaaatCTATTCATAGGTGAAGCATGCCTTATtaagttatcaaaattatttctaaTGGATAATTTTAAGCTATCTATTAATATATGTCAACTAAAACTCTTCTTTCTACAGccattcaatattttttacaagTTCTTGTACAATTGGTTTTGGAGCCAATCTGCGTATTTATCAAACAACCTTTAAACATTATATAATTGTATCTGTAGGTTCTTATCTGGTAAATTAGCCTTGACATACAGTCATCATTAATTGTAtatgggcagataattcaagatcaagccagggtacctgatttttaaaatatgtttccgTTTTATACTTTACTCTTAGTCAGTATACtaagtttaaagaaaatctgTCCATTGGAAAAATTTGCCTATGTAAATATATGCGATATGTCTTTAAGTGCATCTTTTGAGATTGCTAAAAGcacaaaaatttcatttcttttgtaaGAACTCGAGACATGCTTGCAAAGAAGTGATCGAATGAAAGATGATCATAATGTCATGAACGAGATAAGATTTTCtacaataacaaaatatgtaaataaaattctttgcaagcataatagcagactctgtttgattgattTGCTCGATGAGACATAATGAAATGTGCATACCTCTCGCCCCCTAtcacttttaaaacatttgacacaTGAGTCCATGTCACTGTGGACAGTAAGACTATGTTAGTGTATTTGGCAAATTGtacatgttttttctttgtttaaatctcctttgttttgatattgtgATAGCTCGAAGAGAATTTGATCACTTAATTTCAGTCAAAATTTTAAACTCACTTCTTATACTAAGTTTTTGTTTGACTTTTAACTCTGGATCAATCCAACCTGTTCTTAAACTCAAGAATGTATAATAGACCAGATGTGATGTATTTCCCGAAAAGTCCGGAATTAATCCAAAGCGAAAAGTATCAcataaaaatgtgcataatatatTAAACTTACAGAGGTTATCTTTCCCCTAGATAGTTTCTGTTAATCATTAAGTACATAAAATATACGAAAAACTACACATTAAAGATGTCCAAACAGGAACAATGAATAATtgattataatgatataaaatatgcaACCTATACTTGACCGCATCCCGGCGGGCTCTTTTGTTTCAACCAAAGAGAACTCCGTTTGTTTCTACTCTACTAATCTAATAACTTACTTATTTCATTAAAACTCCCACTGGGGCTACTACCATTTACCATACCTTTCTCATGTTCATTCTAAAAGTATTCGGCACTAGTGCATTTTTGTGGATAGGATCAGAatttatattacaataatattacaTTGCTGAATTTAATCGATGAACGCATTGCCAGCAAAAGTTACAAAGGTTTACGTCAGTCGCTCCTGGATATCAGACTTTAGCTGATTATATGTTAAAGGATCTGGCAAGGTTTGTCAAGCCGGTGACTTATTTAAGTAGTaatcaaaagatttaaaatatggGAAAAGATAGTATACCTGTGATTCTGATAGTTCTTTCTCTACAGTGTTGGGAGCAGGTGAGATGTTTGAACCATTCGGAGGTAAACCTTCACAAGGATTTATTTTCGGACTATAACCCAAATGTTATGCCACAAGAGAATAAATCAGTGCCGGTCAATGTTACACTTGATATGTATTTGATGTCTATAGACAATATTGACGAGAAAAGGCAAACTATTACGATCAAGGCTTTTCTGGAAATAAAATGGAAAGATGCCTTTCTTACATGGGATCCCATGAAATACCCGGGAGTTTCTGGTATCAGTGTCAAAAATACTGATATATGGATTCCGGATATCGCATTGCAGGACACGTTTGATAAACTGACGGAACTAGGACAAAGTGGTGGAAAAGCTAATGTGAAAAGTGATGGTGAGGTAACTATTTGGCCATATAACATTTATACAGTTGCATGTAAAATTTCGATCGGAAATTTTCCATTTGATAAACAAAATTGTGTTTTCGACTTTCTTTCATGGAGCCATTCGACATCTGATCTTCTTTTAAAAAGCTCACAAAGGAAACCGGATATGACATTTTTCAAAGAAAGCGGTGAGTGGAATCTTGCAGGAATTGAAGTGAAATTGACCACAAAAGTATACGTAAACGATGCTTTTGATCATGTGAAATTCTGCTTTGAACTGCAACGTAAATCTCTATATCACGTTATGAACGTTATTGTACCAGTTCTGTGTATTTCTATGTTAAATATCATATCATTTCTACTGCCATCAGGAAGTGGTGAGAGGGTTACTTTTTCTATATCAATATTTCTCACACTGGCTGTTTTCTTGACCACTGTGAACAGTTCAATGCCAGAATCATCAGATGAAGTCGCCTCCTTTAGTATTTATGTAGGTCTGCAACTTCTCGGAAGTGCTTTCACTATCTTGTTCACGATTATCTCCTTAAATCTTTTTCACCATGACAGAAGCCATGCTATACCGACAATCTTGAAGGCTTTTGTAAATGTTTGCCGCGTTACTGAATCCAATGAACACTACCAGATTGAAACGGCTGTAACACACGAGAATTCTGCTTGCTTGAATGATATGACCGATGAGAACATTAAAGTTGGTGACAAGTGTCTACATGTGACATGGACAATGGTGTCAAGAGCTGTTGATAAACTGTGTCTTATATCTGCAATCTGCTGGCACATTATTCTTGTGGCAAGTCTGATGATAAGCGTTCAGTATTAGACATTGTCCTATTtgtgatgtttttgttttgtgaaatCATGTTTTACCGAAGATTTTGcacataatcataaaaataaacaaaatacgacATACTGCGCAGTAATTCTGGTCAGGAATGTCCCCCTGATGAATTGCTTCGCGCTTTCCAAAGCTTATTGTAAATAGAGAAAACCCCTTAGCAAACACGCAATGGGATCCTGGACCAgctgtcgcaaagccactacgttggttttctcatggcgcggctcattttagaAATCTATCATTCAGTTAGATCCAAATGTTATAAATAACATGTCTAAATTTCAAGAATATCAAATTACGCAgatatatttccatttattatACTTTCACTGCCCCATTTTCAAAAGTCACAAGTTGTGCTTTTAGAAAACGAATGAGTACCGTTTATAAGAGCACAAGTGTGTAAATTTTGATCTTTTACTAGAAATTGTAAATATCACCTAAATATTACATTTAGGTTTCAATCACACCGAGGCAGCAATTTTCACTgcttgccttgttttcggtgcttccgagggatctacttttcagattttatttacttcgcaacagcgggtgttaagtgctgtgtgaaGGCCGTAAAAATGTTGTCCCgtcttcatctcagtgttgttatatttcctgatCCTTCGGAATAATTGATTTCAActaatttaaatttgaagattgaatactgcttaagcccaTGCTAAAGGGCgcgggcagtgttgcattttccattattttactGCTCATgatcaggctcaatcaaaccgagtctgcaatttccactgtttgccttgttctcggtgcttctgatggatctacttttcagattttattcagtaCGGCACGACAATGacattatattcttttttttttggttatgatttttcggcgacgccgtctaaattcgttttcgttacctataccacgtgacttcagtttgcaaatcaaactacttgataacgcattatagataatttatcaaaatggaagatttatgcaacactctgcctgattggacgagagtgtcaatttctttcactctgttgattgtgctacgctgagtgaaatgtagacaaagcgcttatcctgttcacagttttaaagctaactttggctccgtatatttagcaagaatattgatatatctcaaaatgataagtaagtttaataaatatgataaaaacctgttcaaataccaacatatatcaaattaaagaaagagctgaatacggtctgcgtatcacatgaataagggtgtgataagagtcgtttatgtagagaagtgctttttaaaagattttcctttttacaattgtcgtctgtatatgaaaatgtttcttgcttttgtgacttattcagattgcatattaaaatgagtacttgtttgctttgatatatttgttataaattatttaactgatttattatatatgaacatttttctttagtatgcaaatattgaactcagttgaaatctgttttattatatatatgctatataatgactgaatctcattacactgaaatgaaggtacgctgcatacagtttatctatgtgatatgactacggtcaaactttgcttatgaaacagaaatattgaaataattacaattgtatgttttgcttgaccttcactttttttataggtgtgacgtcattgtccaaagattcatgaatagcgaatatgctatttgttaaagcgggatcagttggcctattttagaaataaataaaaataataaataaaaaaatcctttaattgatttttttctcatgtattctaatcaaacttgatttgtggCATTTTTATCAgacccgcagccaactttgttcagctgggacatttgaccccttttaggggctgctagagctaaaactagaaatgcctttcttcgcattaaccactaaaatgtaatggatttttatcaaactcgatgtgtaacaatattgtaaggtctcctgctattttgttacaaatggggatagggaccaatttagctaaaaatataaacacgtttaatgacctcttctcatgaaccgcttcatgaatcttcatcaaactactgctgtaattaaaCGAAAcgaaattgcaaccctacgaaacctttgcgaaaaattaaaagagaaccatttaaattgttaaagtgcagtgtttaattttgcaatttgaaaaatgttagatgaaagatgaatgttagatgaaaaattcataaacttctttccttatgaCAATtggccgaccatcatttttaaagatatttcttgtttctcttATAACGTTTCTCCGCTACATTGTAAATTCTAGATATtttcctaaatatttttttagtatatttttatgACTTTTCGAAAATGTGTTGAAGCGGTAAGATGAGTTAATATGCTTTTGTTGAAATCTGAGTATGTTGTCAACAACATATTGACCTAAGCGTATGCTAAATTCAATAAATGTTCTTATcagttattttcaatatattggCAAAATAACAAGTGGCGAGTTATCTGACTTGTTCAgtaaatttttgaaattcttGTTGAAACACATGTCCACTAtagtagtattaaatatagcgtttttgaaacatctgaccccacttaaccttttgaccacttctaaaaaaccgACCAataccggacaatttaaaatccacaggttttaaacccagttaaaaccaactaagaagttttaaatacatatgatatagatgagtttacaaaataaaatatattgtttgaaagaaagaagatttactgataatataaacccccattatgttataacaaaaaatgggagaaaaatgataaaagctacctgttcgtcttgtgggaaaatgaaagcaaaatttgttaaaagtactatcaaagcaggtaatttagatattcataaagcaatgttacctttattacctaaaaaaggtttaacacttccaggatataactattgtggaccaggaaatcctttagataacggacctcctgtcaacgaactagatgcagtatgtataaatcatgacttttgctacgactcaggactaagtaaaagtgaatgtgataaacaaatgctttccaatttaaagaacactaagtcaaaaacatttggagaaaagattgcaaaacatttagttgtaaaaccagctatcaaaacgaaatacaaacttgg
The genomic region above belongs to Mercenaria mercenaria strain notata chromosome 12, MADL_Memer_1, whole genome shotgun sequence and contains:
- the LOC123533280 gene encoding neuronal acetylcholine receptor subunit alpha-7-like produces the protein MGKDSIPVILIVLSLQCWEQVRCLNHSEVNLHKDLFSDYNPNVMPQENKSVPVNVTLDMYLMSIDNIDEKRQTITIKAFLEIKWKDAFLTWDPMKYPGVSGISVKNTDIWIPDIALQDTFDKLTELGQSGGKANVKSDGEVTIWPYNIYTVACKISIGNFPFDKQNCVFDFLSWSHSTSDLLLKSSQRKPDMTFFKESGEWNLAGIEVKLTTKVYVNDAFDHVKFCFELQRKSLYHVMNVIVPVLCISMLNIISFLLPSGSGERVTFSISIFLTLAVFLTTVNSSMPESSDEVASFSIYVGLQLLGSAFTILFTIISLNLFHHDRSHAIPTILKAFVNVCRVTESNEHYQIETAVTHENSACLNDMTDENIKVGDKCLHVTWTMVSRAVDKLCLISAICWHIILVASLMISVQY